The window CTTGAAAAGCGGCTTTCCATCTGCGGGGCCGGCGCGATCACTCTCCTCCTCGCCGCCGCACGAAAGCTCGGCTGGGGGGAAGCGCAGCTCGTCTCCTACGCGACCTCCGGGGATATCACCGGGGACCGGAGCGCGGTGGTCGGGTACGCCGCGATCGCCCTCAGTGGGGAGGGATCGTGATCAGGAGCATGACCGGGTACGGTGCCGGAAGCGGGAGCGCCGGTGGCTGGAACGCCGCGGTAGCGCTCCGCACCCTGAACCACCGCTACTTGTCGGTGCGGGTACGGGGGGCGTCTGATCCCGTCCTGGAGCGGAAGATCGACGAGGAAGTGAAGCATGCATTCGCACGCGGGGAGGTGGAGGTAACGGTCTCGCTCACCCAGGATCCGGACGCTCTTCGCCTCCGGTTCGACCGGAGAACGATCTCCGCCTACGCGGATGAGCTCCGGGCACTGGCGGACGAGCTTTCCCTCCCTCCTCCGAGCCTGCACGATCTGATCTCGCTCGGGGCGTTCGCGCCCCAAGCAGCGGAGGTCCCTGACCCGTGGCCCGCGGTCGCGGCCGCCCTGACCGCGGCGATCGTTGGGGCACAGGCGGCGCGGACACAGGAAGGGAAGCTCATCCACGACGAGCTTGTTTCGCTCCTGGACGAGCTATCCTCCCTGATCGACCAGGTGAAGGCAAGGATCCCCGCCGTGGTCGAAGAGCTGCGTGACCGGCTGCGAGAGCGGGTCTCCTCCCTTGGGGTCGAGGTCGACCCCGACCGGCTGGAGATGGAGATCGCGCTCCTCGCCGAGCGGGCCGACGTGCGGGAGGAGATCGCGCGACTCGAGGCGCACGTCTCCCGAATCCGCACCCTGCTCGACTCCGATGCTCCCGTCGGGAAGGAACTCTCCTTCCTCGCCCAGGAGCTCCTGCGCGAGGCGAACACCCTGGGGGCGAAGTCACGCGACCTTGAGATAAACGGACTCGTCGTCTCGATGAAGGTGGCGATCGATCGATTCAAAGAGCAGGTGCAGAATGTCGAATGAGGCGATAACCGGATACCGTCGTGGGATCGGAGGCGGGCTGGCGTTCGTCGTCTCCGGCCCATCCGGGGCCGGGAAGAACTCGGTGATCGATCGGGTGATGGAGCTCCTCCCCGGCCTCTCCTACTCGGTATCCTACACCACTCGGCCACCGCGGCCACACGAGGTCCCGGGGCGGGATTACCACTTCGTCTCCCGGGAGGAGTTCGAGCGATTGATCGCCGCCGGGGAACTGGTGGAGCACGTGCAGTACCTCGGCGATTACTACGGAACCGGGTTCCGTCAGATCGAGGAGGTGTTCGCCCAGGGGAAGGACGTGATCCTGAACATCGACGTCAATGGAGCGCGAACCCTGCGCGCGCGTGGGCTCCTCCGGTTCACGGTGATCTACGTCTTCCTCGCCCCCTCGTCACTATCCCGGTTGGAGGAGCGCCTGCGCGCCCGCGGAACGGAGGACGAAGCGGAGATCGCCCGCCGGCTCGAGGTCGCCGCGCGCGAGCTTGAGGAGATCCCAGGGTTCGACTACCTTGTGATCAACGATGAGTTCGATCGGGCAGTGGATGAGCTCGCCGGGATCATCACCGCCGAGCGGGTCCGGATCGTGCGCCGATGACCCAGATCGGGATCGACGCTGTCGAGGTGACCCGGATGAAGGAGGTCTGCTCCCGCCGCGGCGACCGGTTCCTGTATCGGGTATTCACCCCTGCGGAGGTCGACTACG is drawn from Candidatus Bipolaricaulota bacterium and contains these coding sequences:
- a CDS encoding YicC family protein, coding for MIRSMTGYGAGSGSAGGWNAAVALRTLNHRYLSVRVRGASDPVLERKIDEEVKHAFARGEVEVTVSLTQDPDALRLRFDRRTISAYADELRALADELSLPPPSLHDLISLGAFAPQAAEVPDPWPAVAAALTAAIVGAQAARTQEGKLIHDELVSLLDELSSLIDQVKARIPAVVEELRDRLRERVSSLGVEVDPDRLEMEIALLAERADVREEIARLEAHVSRIRTLLDSDAPVGKELSFLAQELLREANTLGAKSRDLEINGLVVSMKVAIDRFKEQVQNVE
- the gmk gene encoding guanylate kinase is translated as MSNEAITGYRRGIGGGLAFVVSGPSGAGKNSVIDRVMELLPGLSYSVSYTTRPPRPHEVPGRDYHFVSREEFERLIAAGELVEHVQYLGDYYGTGFRQIEEVFAQGKDVILNIDVNGARTLRARGLLRFTVIYVFLAPSSLSRLEERLRARGTEDEAEIARRLEVAARELEEIPGFDYLVINDEFDRAVDELAGIITAERVRIVRR